The segment CGAACGGCACGGCGAGAAGACGCGCGGGACGCGTCATGGCGGCCTCCAGAACTGGGGCGCCGCGCGCCGGGGTGCGCGCCGGTCGAGGCGACCAGCGGCGCGACGGGCCACCAATAATGGTACCGAGCGGGAATCGCGCCCGCCACGGCTTAGTTCGTCCCGGCTAGTTCTTCCCGAACAGGCCTCCCAGCTCCTTCATCACCGAGCCGGCGGAGGCGTTGCCGCCCAGGAGCTGCGAGGCCATGCTCATCAGGCCCGGCTGCGCCTGCGACACGTTGGCGTGCTCGTTCTGGAGCATGCCGGCGAGTCCCTGCGCGTTGAGCCCCTGCGTCTGCTGCACGTGGGCGAGCGCACCCATCACCACCGGGGCGAGCACGGTCATCAGCTGGGCCACCTGGGGCGTGCCCAGCCCGCTCGCCTGCGCCACCGCCTGATGCGCCGCGTCCTGTTGATCGCCGAACACGTGGCCGAGGATGCCCGGACCGTTCGCCATCTGGCCCTTGAGCTGCCCGCCCAACTGGGCGCCGAGGTTCTGGAGGATGCTGCTGTCGTGGTTGCCGAGCGCGTTGAGCAGCGCCGAGGCCCCGCCCGGCTGCTGCGCGTTCTGGTGGAGCCCGGCGAGCAGCATCGGGAGCGCGGCCTGAATCGCGTTGCCGGTCTGCTGGGGATTGGCGCCGATCTGCTGGCCGAGCTGCTGCTGCACGTTGCCGCCGA is part of the Candidatus Sulfotelmatobacter sp. genome and harbors:
- a CDS encoding DUF937 domain-containing protein; amino-acid sequence: MPGLMDILGAALGGNVQQQLGQQIGANPQQTGNAIQAALPMLLAGLHQNAQQPGGASALLNALGNHDSSILQNLGAQLGGQLKGQMANGPGILGHVFGDQQDAAHQAVAQASGLGTPQVAQLMTVLAPVVMGALAHVQQTQGLNAQGLAGMLQNEHANVSQAQPGLMSMASQLLGGNASAGSVMKELGGLFGKN